The genomic DNA TGCGCGTGCTGCACACGCTGCGGCCGTTCGCCGTCGCCATGGCCGGTGAAGGTGAGTTCGATCCGTGGAAGGACTGACACAAACAGGGAGTGGGAGGCACCGCCCCCCGCTCCCAAGATCTATTCCGCCTCGTCGCGATGGCGCTCGAATAGACGCTGCGCCAGCAGCGCATGGCCGAGCGTGCCGCCGGCACGGACCGCCGCCGCGATCAGGGCAGCTTCCGCGACCTCCTCCCGCGAGGCGCCGGCCCTCGCCGCCTGCGCTGTATGCACGTCGAGGCAATAGGCGCATTGCGTCGTGAGGGCGACCGCGAGCGAGATCAGCTCGCGGTATTTCGGCGGGATCAATCCGTCCTTGCGCTCGACCGCATGGTTGAACGCCAGGAACGCGTTGGCCTCGACCGGGGCCAGCGCCACGAAGGCCGGAACAGATTTCAGATCGTCAGGGCTTTGATAATTGCTCATGTCTCATCTCGTCAGATATTCGCGCATCAGGGCGCGGGCGCGATGCAGGCGGGCCTTCACGGTCTGCCTGGTCGCACCGAGCGCGGCGGCAATGTCGTCGATCGTCATTTCCTTGACGTCGCGCATCAGCGCAACATCGCGATAATGCGGCGGCAGCGCCTCAAACGCCGCAGCCACGTCGAGTCGCAGATCGGCCTCGGGGCGCGACAGCAGCAGCGCCTCCGCCTCGCTCTCATCGACCGCGAGCACGAGGCCCGCCTTGCGGGCCAATCGAAGACATTCGCGGCGGACCACGCTGAACAGCCAGGCCGAAAACGCCAGCAGCGAGCGGATCGTGCCGACATGCCGGAACAGGATCCACAGCGCCTCCTGCGCCGCGTCCTCGGCATCGGCCGAGCTGCGGCAGGTCGCGCGGGCATAGCGGCGGATGTCCGGCTGCGCCGTCTCGAGCAGGCGCGCGATCGCATCGGGATCGCCGAGCCGAGCGGCCTCGAACAGGTTCGGCGAGATCGCAGCCGCGCTCACGACACGCCCCCTCGCCCGATCCCGGCCATCGCGCACATCGGGCAATAGCCGACGAGCCCCGTCAGTGCGAAGCCGGCGCCGGCCAGCGCAACCAGCCACGCCGTCGCACCCGCCAGATAAATGAATGCCGCGACCGCCACCGCGACGCCCAGGGCGATCCGCACCGCCTGATGCAGGCCGCCGATGTTCTTCCTGTAAAATGCCATTGCGTCCTCCGAGATGAGCCGAGGCTGACTGCCTCGACTACCAAGAGGGCGCGCGCGCCAAAAAGGATTCGCGGCGGGCGACAATTTTTCCGGAGGTCAGCCTCCGGCGGCCTGATAGGCCAGGCGCTTGAATTCGAAGAAGAACGGATTCCAGAACCCCATGTAGCGCTGGGCCATCAGCACGCCTGCGGTATTGGCCTTCGGGCAGATCCACCAATGGGTGCCGGCGAGACCGCCCCACTGGAATTCGCCGGTCGAATTCTCGGGATCGAACGGCGTCGGCGCGAAGGTGACGGCGCCGCCGAGGCCAAAGCCCTTGCCGGGGATCGGGCCGAGATTGGCAAAGCGGATGGTCTGACCTGCCGGCAGCTGGTTCGTCATCATCTGCCGCAACGTCTCCGGCTTCAACAGCGCGTCCGACCCCGGCAGCAGCGCGCGGACCAGCGCGAGCATGTCAGGCAAGGTCGAGACCAGACCGCCGCCGCCCGAGAGCCGCGGGAACGGCCGCCGATAGGCTTGCGGAAACGGCAGATTGTCGGCGCGGGTCAGGCCCGGCTTCATGGGATCGAGCACGTCGGCGCCATTGTAGAGGGCGACCAGCCTGCCCTGCTGCGCTTCCGGAACGTAGAAGCCGGTGTCGGTCATGCCGAGGGGATCGAAGATGCGCGCCTTGAGGAAGGCATCGAGGGATTTGCCCGAGACAACCTCCACGACGCGGCCGAGCACGTCGGTGGCAACAGAATATTCCCAGCCCTCGCCGGGATGATAGGACAGCGGCAGATTGGCGAGGCTGTCGATCATGTCGGAGAGTGGCGTCAGCGGATTGAGCACGCGCGCTTCGTTGTAGCCTTTGAACAGCACCGTGCCGGGATCGAAGATGCCGTAGCTGAGGCCCGCGGTATGGGTCAGGAGGTGGCGGATCGTGATCGGGCTCTTTGCCGGCTCGACATCGGCAAGGCTCGCAGCGCCCTGCTTCAGCACCTTGCGATTGCCGAGCTGCGGCAGGAGTGTCTCGATCGCGTCATCGAGGCCGATGCGCCCTTCCTCGACCAGCAGCATGATCGCGCAAGTCACGAAGATCTTGGTGTTGGAAAACGCGCGGAAGATATGATCGGGCCGAAGCGCGGCGTTCGCCTCGCGGTCGGCAAAGCCGACGCATTGCTGGTCGACCACCTCCCGCCCGCGCAGCACGGCCCAGGATGCGCCCGGAATGATCTCCTGATCGACGTAGCGCTGCATCGCCGTCCGTACGGCGGAAAAATCGGTCGTTCTGGCGTTCATGCGTTTCCCCAATCTTGGTTGGGTTGGATATAGCGGAAATTCGCAGGAAATGAAGGGCGCCCCGTGGAGCGCCTATCCTTCCCGCATAAACGCCGTCACGTAGAGCCGACGCCGGATCCGCATGCCCTGCCGCTGATACAGCGCGATCGCGGAGGTGTTGTTGGAAAACACGTGCAGGAACGGGATTTCGCCGCGCGCCTCGATCCGCCGCGCGACCGCCGCCAGCAGCGCCTGGGCATAGCCGCGCCCACGATAGTCCGGGTGCACGCAGACGGCCGTCATCTCGACGAACTTTCCCGGCTTCATCCGCTCGCCCGTCATTGCGACCAGCTCGCCGCCGGCGCGGATGCCGAGGAACGTCCCGAGCTCATGGGTGCGCAGCGCGAACGGACCCGGCTTCGTCCGCTCCACCAACACCATCATCGCGGGCACGTCGGCCACTCCCAGCGTGACGATCTCGGCATCGCGCAACGGGCTGTCGGCGGGTGAGCCGATCATCTGCTCGCCGGTCTCGGCCAGCACGACCTTGAAGCCGGCGGGCATATCGACCGGCTCCGGCGTGAACAGCACGGCGACCTGCGTGCCCGACAAGAGATCGCGGAGCCCGGCAAAGCTCGCCGCGGACATATCGACCATGTCGGCAAACGGCGTCATGTCGATGGGATAGCGCAGCGCCCGCGGGCCACCTTCGGCCAGATGCTTCTGGCTCGTCGTCAGCGCGCTCCAGATCGGACGATCCAGCAACGCCTCATCGCTGTCGGACACCGGCCTAATCCTTGTCGAAGCTGACGATGACGGCAGCATTGGCGATGAGGATGGGATCGTTGGCGACCTCCGTGGCTGAGGGGATCTCCAGCCCGCCCTTGACCGCGGTCACGGTCACCGTGCCGTACGGCAGCTCCTTTGCAACCGCTTCCTTGTCGACGGCTTCAGGATTCGGCACGCCGATCGTGACGTCCACGAACATGTCGTTCGCGGTCTTGCCGATCATCCGGAAGAATCCGAGGCTCGAATGCCTGATGGCATCGGACACCGCGCGCTTCGCCGCCTTGGTGGCGTCCCTGCCGTGGACGTCGACGCCCATGCCCATCTCGGTGACACAACGAACGCGGGTCATTTCATATTCCTGTGGTTGGTTGGTGACTGGCAGTTTCGACGATCGGGGAGTCCGTGACAAGTTGTTGCTCTGTATCCCAGACGCCGGGGCACGAGAGCGTCGTCTTCAAGCCTTCGCCTTCTCATGCGCCCGCAACTCGTCCACGAGCACCCGCACGTTCTCCGAATAGTCGATCGGGATGACGACGAGGTGCACGCCGCCCTCCCTGAACGCGGCATCGAGCGTCGGACCAAAACCGTCGATGCTCTCGATCCGATGGCCCTTCGCGCCATAGGCCTGCGCGTACTGGACGAAGTCCGGATTGCCAAAGGTCATGCCGTAATCGGCAAAATGATCGACGGCCTGCTTCCAGCGGATCATGCCGTAGGCGTTGTCCTCCAGCACCAGCACGACCAGATTGAGCTTGAGGCGGACAGCGGTCTCCATCTCCTGGCTGTTCATCATGAAGCCGCCGTCGCCGGCGACCGCGAGCACACGCCGGTCGGGATAAAGCATCGCGGCCATCATCGCCGAGGGCAGGCCGGCGCCCATGGTCGCCAGCGCATTGTCGAGCAGCAGCGTGTTGGCGACGCGGGTGCGGTAGTTGCGCGCGAACCAGATCTTGTACATGCCGTTGTCAAGCGCAACGATGCCGTTTTCCGGGATCACCTGCCTGATGTCGTGCACGATGCGTTGCGGCGTCGGCGGCCAGCGCGCCTCGGTGGCGCGGTCGGCGATGTGCCCCAGGATTTCTTCCCGCAGCGGCAGCAGCGCCGCAGCCTGCGGCAGTTTGCCTTCCAGCCGGTCGGCGAGCAGCTCCAGGCTCGGACCGACGTCGCCGACCACCTCGGCATCGGGGAAATAGACCTGCTCGACGCTGGCCGAGGTGTAGCTGACGTGAATGACCTTCGGCCCCGAGGGGCCCATGATGAAGGGCGGCTTCTCGATCGGATCGTGCCCGATGGCAACGATCAGGTCGGCGGCGTCGATGGCATCGTGGACATAATCGCGCTCGGACAGCGCGGCTGTGCCCATGTAGAGATTGGTGCCGCCGGGCACCGTGCCCTTGCCCATTTGCGTCGTGAAGAACGGAATGCCGGTGCGCCGCACGAAGCTCGCGATGCCGTGGGTCGATCGCGGCCGGCTGGTCGCCGCGCCCATCATCACCAGCGGATGCTTTGCGGCCAGGATCATCTCGGCCGCACGGTCGAGCGCGCCGCGATGGGCGACGGGAATCTCGATCGGATGGACTGGGATCACGGGGACGGCGGGCACTTCGTCGCCGGCGATGTCTTCGGGCAGCTCGAGATGCACCGGCCCGGGCCGCTCCTCCATCGCGACGCGAAACGCATCGCGCACCACGGTCGGAATGCTGGAAGCGCTGACGATCTGCCGCGACAGCTTCGTCAACGGTTTCATGGTCGCGACCACATCCACGATCTGGAAGCGCGCCTGCCGGCTGCTCATGATCGGCTTCTGGCCGGTGATCAGGATCATCGGCATCGCGCCGAGATGCGCATAGGCCGCGCCGGTCGACAGGTTGAGCGCACCGGGGCCGAGCGTCGACAGGCAAACACCGGGCTTGCCGGTCAGCCGCCCATGGGTGGCGGCCATGAAGGCGGCGGCCTGCTCGTGGCGCGTCAGGACCAGCTCGATCCTGGACGTGCGCAGCGATTCCACCACATCGAGATTCTCCTCGCCGGGGACGCCGAAGATGCGATCGACGCCCTCATTCTCCAGCGCCGCGACAAACAGGTCCGACCCTTTGACTTTCCGTTCCTGCCCGCTCATGTCGCCTCCGCTTGCTGCTGGTCCCTGTGGTGAGGGAGCGGAGGCATCGTAGCGGTCTCGAACGGAGTCACAACTCACAAAGAGGCGCGATCGAGGCGCAAATGTTTGTTCCGTCATCTCAGGTGCGAAGCTTGCGATGCCAAGCATCGCAAGCGGAGCCTCGAAGGATGGACGGGCCGAGATGCAGCCGGGCCGTCGCCCTTCGAGGCCTCCGCTTCGCTCCGGCACCGCAGGGTGACGGTCATAGATTGGCGGCAATGCAAGCTCTCGTAGCCCGGACCGCGCTACGCTCGGTCA from Bradyrhizobium sp. CCBAU 53351 includes the following:
- a CDS encoding carboxymuconolactone decarboxylase family protein, which encodes MSNYQSPDDLKSVPAFVALAPVEANAFLAFNHAVERKDGLIPPKYRELISLAVALTTQCAYCLDVHTAQAARAGASREEVAEAALIAAAVRAGGTLGHALLAQRLFERHRDEAE
- a CDS encoding RNA polymerase sigma factor, which produces MSAAAISPNLFEAARLGDPDAIARLLETAQPDIRRYARATCRSSADAEDAAQEALWILFRHVGTIRSLLAFSAWLFSVVRRECLRLARKAGLVLAVDESEAEALLLSRPEADLRLDVAAAFEALPPHYRDVALMRDVKEMTIDDIAAALGATRQTVKARLHRARALMREYLTR
- a CDS encoding DUF2892 domain-containing protein gives rise to the protein MAFYRKNIGGLHQAVRIALGVAVAVAAFIYLAGATAWLVALAGAGFALTGLVGYCPMCAMAGIGRGGVS
- a CDS encoding serine hydrolase, which encodes MNARTTDFSAVRTAMQRYVDQEIIPGASWAVLRGREVVDQQCVGFADREANAALRPDHIFRAFSNTKIFVTCAIMLLVEEGRIGLDDAIETLLPQLGNRKVLKQGAASLADVEPAKSPITIRHLLTHTAGLSYGIFDPGTVLFKGYNEARVLNPLTPLSDMIDSLANLPLSYHPGEGWEYSVATDVLGRVVEVVSGKSLDAFLKARIFDPLGMTDTGFYVPEAQQGRLVALYNGADVLDPMKPGLTRADNLPFPQAYRRPFPRLSGGGGLVSTLPDMLALVRALLPGSDALLKPETLRQMMTNQLPAGQTIRFANLGPIPGKGFGLGGAVTFAPTPFDPENSTGEFQWGGLAGTHWWICPKANTAGVLMAQRYMGFWNPFFFEFKRLAYQAAGG
- a CDS encoding GNAT family N-acetyltransferase, whose translation is MSDSDEALLDRPIWSALTTSQKHLAEGGPRALRYPIDMTPFADMVDMSAASFAGLRDLLSGTQVAVLFTPEPVDMPAGFKVVLAETGEQMIGSPADSPLRDAEIVTLGVADVPAMMVLVERTKPGPFALRTHELGTFLGIRAGGELVAMTGERMKPGKFVEMTAVCVHPDYRGRGYAQALLAAVARRIEARGEIPFLHVFSNNTSAIALYQRQGMRIRRRLYVTAFMREG
- a CDS encoding Lin0512 family protein encodes the protein MTRVRCVTEMGMGVDVHGRDATKAAKRAVSDAIRHSSLGFFRMIGKTANDMFVDVTIGVPNPEAVDKEAVAKELPYGTVTVTAVKGGLEIPSATEVANDPILIANAAVIVSFDKD
- a CDS encoding acetolactate synthase large subunit, with the protein product MSGQERKVKGSDLFVAALENEGVDRIFGVPGEENLDVVESLRTSRIELVLTRHEQAAAFMAATHGRLTGKPGVCLSTLGPGALNLSTGAAYAHLGAMPMILITGQKPIMSSRQARFQIVDVVATMKPLTKLSRQIVSASSIPTVVRDAFRVAMEERPGPVHLELPEDIAGDEVPAVPVIPVHPIEIPVAHRGALDRAAEMILAAKHPLVMMGAATSRPRSTHGIASFVRRTGIPFFTTQMGKGTVPGGTNLYMGTAALSERDYVHDAIDAADLIVAIGHDPIEKPPFIMGPSGPKVIHVSYTSASVEQVYFPDAEVVGDVGPSLELLADRLEGKLPQAAALLPLREEILGHIADRATEARWPPTPQRIVHDIRQVIPENGIVALDNGMYKIWFARNYRTRVANTLLLDNALATMGAGLPSAMMAAMLYPDRRVLAVAGDGGFMMNSQEMETAVRLKLNLVVLVLEDNAYGMIRWKQAVDHFADYGMTFGNPDFVQYAQAYGAKGHRIESIDGFGPTLDAAFREGGVHLVVIPIDYSENVRVLVDELRAHEKAKA